In one Neobacillus sp. CF12 genomic region, the following are encoded:
- the pepF gene encoding oligoendopeptidase F, with product MKTYTYRNDVPVNEKWNLKDIYSDITEWEKDLQNVEKLAEKLKGYDGAIKDGKSLYQYLKQREELSYVFNHVYAYAMLTVDEDTREASSQSLLDRAKGLSVKVSSSTSFFMPYLLSLDKETLRSYIAEEEGLKYFEEDLYESFRYKTHVLTKDQEEVISQLGEALSAPSTTFGMINNADIKFGDVTNDDGKMIPLTRGMYSKLIEEEDRDRRREAYKAYYKPYVELKNSIASTLSASIKNNVTLARIRKYPSALEKALFGDMVPKEVYENLIIATKENIAPLHRYSEIRKEKLHLDELRQYDMSVPLVKGVKQVIPYEEAYEIMIKALAPLGEEYVSILKEFKDARYIDVRETPGKRSGAYNLGIYGVHPFILLNHQDDLDSLFTLAHECGHGVHSKLSSQHQPQITARYSIFVAEVASTVNEILLINYLLNTEENLEVRKHLLNHFIDQYKGTFFTQVMFAEFEKITHELAEKGTPLNVEVFNKTYEALFREYNGDLVVFDDEVKFGWSRIPHFYRPFYVYKYATGFASAIHLATKILEGDKNTLHSYLNFLKSGSCDYPLELLKKTGVDLTTPEPIENAMKKFGELVEEFSAL from the coding sequence ATGAAGACTTATACTTACAGAAATGACGTACCAGTAAATGAAAAATGGAATCTTAAAGACATTTATTCAGATATTACTGAATGGGAAAAAGACCTTCAAAACGTTGAAAAATTGGCGGAAAAATTGAAGGGATATGATGGAGCAATAAAGGATGGTAAGAGTCTCTATCAATACTTAAAACAAAGAGAGGAATTATCTTATGTATTTAATCATGTCTATGCTTATGCCATGTTGACCGTAGATGAGGATACTAGGGAGGCAAGTTCACAATCATTATTAGACCGTGCCAAAGGGCTAAGCGTTAAGGTAAGTTCCTCAACATCTTTTTTTATGCCGTATTTATTAAGTTTAGATAAAGAAACATTAAGAAGTTATATAGCTGAAGAAGAGGGTTTGAAGTACTTTGAAGAGGATTTATATGAATCCTTTCGATATAAAACCCATGTCCTTACTAAAGACCAAGAGGAAGTCATATCCCAATTAGGAGAAGCATTGTCTGCTCCAAGTACAACCTTTGGGATGATTAATAATGCGGATATTAAGTTTGGCGATGTTACAAATGATGATGGCAAAATGATTCCGCTGACAAGAGGGATGTACTCGAAATTAATTGAAGAGGAAGACCGTGATAGACGTAGGGAAGCCTATAAAGCTTATTATAAGCCATATGTTGAATTAAAGAATTCCATAGCGAGCACACTGTCTGCATCGATTAAAAATAACGTCACCTTAGCAAGAATCAGGAAATATCCTTCAGCACTAGAAAAGGCACTATTCGGTGATATGGTGCCAAAGGAAGTATATGAGAACCTAATTATAGCGACAAAAGAAAATATCGCACCTCTTCATAGGTACTCTGAAATTCGCAAGGAGAAACTTCATCTTGATGAACTTCGGCAGTATGATATGTCCGTTCCTTTAGTAAAAGGCGTAAAACAAGTGATACCTTATGAGGAAGCCTATGAAATAATGATTAAAGCCTTGGCACCTCTTGGAGAGGAATATGTAAGCATCCTAAAAGAGTTCAAGGATGCAAGATATATTGATGTCCGTGAGACGCCAGGCAAGCGCTCAGGTGCCTATAATTTGGGGATTTATGGGGTTCACCCCTTTATATTATTAAATCACCAAGATGATTTGGATAGTTTATTTACGCTTGCCCATGAATGTGGTCATGGAGTCCATAGTAAATTAAGCTCGCAGCATCAGCCACAAATTACTGCTCGATATAGTATTTTTGTTGCGGAAGTGGCTTCCACCGTTAACGAAATATTGTTGATTAATTATTTGTTGAATACCGAAGAGAATCTTGAGGTAAGGAAGCATTTATTAAATCACTTCATTGATCAATACAAGGGTACTTTCTTTACCCAAGTAATGTTTGCTGAATTTGAGAAAATCACTCATGAACTAGCTGAAAAAGGTACACCCTTAAATGTCGAGGTATTTAATAAAACGTATGAAGCCTTGTTCAGGGAATACAATGGGGATCTAGTGGTGTTTGACGATGAAGTGAAATTTGGCTGGTCGAGAATTCCCCATTTCTATCGCCCCTTTTACGTCTATAAGTACGCCACTGGTTTTGCTTCAGCTATACATTTGGCAACCAAAATACTTGAAGGCGATAAAAATACGTTACATTCATACTTAAACTTCTTAAAGAGCGGAAGTTGTGATTACCCGCTTGAGTTGTTAAAGAAGACGGGAGTGGATTTAACGACTCCAGAACCTATAGAAAATGCCATGAAAAAATTTGGTGAACTTGTAGAAGAATTTTCAGCCTTATAA
- a CDS encoding LTA synthase family protein produces the protein MNNLTQKGQGILNKYIGFFFLAVFFLWMKTYIAQLTQFNLGIENTLQKFLLFINPLGSSLLFLGIALLFKGRKKYIALLVIDFFLSFLLFANVVYYRFFNDFITLPTLTQTQNFGDVSGSVVTLLRPYDFLFFIDIILLVVLLAFRFVKVEFKDMNRRKVAALFSLSLAISCGNLGLAETDRPQLLTRGFDRNYIVKYLGMYNYTIYDAVKSTKASAQRVMANSDDMTEVINYTKSNYAQPNPAYFGAGKGMNVIYLHLESMQNFLIDYKLNGEEVTPFLNSLTKDQNTLYFDNFFHQTAQGKTADAEFILENSLYGLPQGSAFTTKGLNTYQAAPAILASHGYTSAVFHGNSGSFWNRDEIYKSFGYNHFFDENYYSMNPEDLAEYGLMDKPFFEESIPLLETLPQPFYTKFITVSNHYPYPLDEELATIAPHTTGDKSVDTYFQTARYADEALKQFFDYLKESGLYDNSIIVMYGDHYGISENHNKAMEQVLGKEITDFDSAGLQRVPFFIRVPGIEGGVNHEYGGQIDILPTVLHLLGIDTKDYVQFGTDLLSEQHDDLVPFRDGSFMSPTISSVDGKFYDSTTGLEIDETRVEEAMNLQTIVENKLALSDKVVNGDLLRFYTPGNFTPIDRTQYNYNPSQDGEE, from the coding sequence ATGAATAACTTAACTCAGAAGGGTCAGGGTATTTTAAATAAATATATTGGCTTTTTCTTTTTGGCTGTATTTTTTCTTTGGATGAAAACATATATAGCTCAATTAACTCAATTTAATTTAGGAATTGAAAATACACTTCAAAAATTTCTATTATTTATTAATCCTTTAGGATCATCCTTATTATTCTTGGGAATTGCTTTGTTATTTAAAGGACGCAAGAAATATATCGCATTGCTTGTGATTGATTTCTTCTTATCGTTTCTATTATTTGCGAATGTTGTATATTACAGATTCTTTAATGACTTTATTACGTTACCAACTTTAACTCAAACCCAAAACTTTGGAGATGTAAGCGGAAGTGTTGTTACACTTTTACGACCATATGATTTCTTATTCTTTATCGATATCATTCTTTTGGTTGTTTTACTTGCTTTTCGCTTTGTGAAAGTTGAATTTAAAGATATGAATCGCAGAAAAGTTGCTGCTTTATTCTCATTATCATTGGCTATTTCTTGTGGAAATCTTGGACTAGCTGAAACAGACCGTCCTCAATTGTTAACAAGAGGATTTGACCGTAATTATATTGTGAAATATTTGGGTATGTACAACTACACCATTTACGATGCAGTAAAAAGTACAAAAGCTTCTGCACAAAGGGTTATGGCCAACAGTGATGATATGACGGAAGTAATTAACTATACAAAATCAAACTATGCACAGCCCAATCCAGCTTACTTTGGTGCTGGTAAAGGTATGAACGTGATTTATTTGCATCTTGAATCCATGCAAAACTTCCTTATTGATTACAAGTTAAATGGGGAAGAAGTAACACCGTTCCTAAACTCCTTAACAAAGGATCAAAATACACTTTATTTTGATAATTTCTTCCATCAGACTGCCCAAGGTAAAACGGCTGACGCAGAATTTATCCTTGAAAATTCATTATATGGATTACCGCAGGGTTCTGCTTTTACAACAAAAGGGTTAAATACGTATCAAGCAGCACCAGCGATTTTAGCGTCTCATGGCTATACATCTGCAGTCTTTCACGGGAATTCAGGAAGTTTCTGGAATCGTGATGAAATATATAAATCATTTGGTTATAATCACTTTTTTGATGAAAATTACTATAGTATGAATCCAGAAGATCTAGCTGAATATGGGCTAATGGATAAGCCATTCTTTGAGGAATCAATTCCTTTGTTGGAAACATTACCACAGCCTTTTTATACAAAGTTTATTACTGTTTCAAACCACTATCCGTATCCACTTGATGAAGAGTTAGCAACGATTGCACCACATACAACAGGTGATAAATCCGTTGATACCTACTTCCAAACTGCTCGTTATGCGGATGAAGCTTTAAAACAATTCTTTGATTATCTGAAGGAATCAGGGTTATATGACAATTCTATCATTGTTATGTACGGTGACCATTATGGAATTTCTGAAAATCATAACAAAGCAATGGAACAAGTTCTAGGTAAAGAAATTACGGATTTCGATAGTGCAGGATTACAACGTGTACCATTCTTTATTCGTGTTCCTGGAATCGAGGGTGGAGTTAATCACGAATACGGCGGACAAATTGATATCCTTCCTACAGTTCTACATTTGTTAGGAATTGATACAAAAGATTATGTTCAGTTCGGTACTGACCTATTGTCTGAACAACATGATGATCTTGTTCCTTTCCGTGATGGCAGCTTTATGAGCCCAACCATTTCATCTGTAGATGGTAAATTCTATGATTCCACTACAGGGTTGGAAATTGATGAAACAAGGGTGGAAGAGGCAATGAATCTACAGACGATTGTAGAAAATAAATTAGCCCTTTCAGATAAAGTTGTAAACGGAGACTTATTACGTTTCTATACTCCTGGAAACTTTACTCCTATCGACCGAACACAATACAACTACAATCCATCTCAAGATGGTGAAGAATAA
- a CDS encoding LysE family transporter, producing MSISILISYIILGFTLAAPIGPVNSARLDKGIKNGFWHAWIVGAGSMVADGFFMLLVYLGMVQFLGIPIIQIFLWLFGGFILIYSGIESIKNANTITLTYGRDKDTLMKCFFTGFIMSITSPLSVLFWLGIYGSVLAKTAQTNGTESLLIYSCMIFLGLTIWDVFVAALTTGFRKLLTVRSLITISIISGASLVLFGLYFGYQGVQALVS from the coding sequence TTGAGTATCAGCATCTTAATCAGTTACATCATTTTGGGCTTTACACTAGCAGCTCCAATCGGTCCAGTAAATTCTGCGAGATTAGATAAGGGGATAAAGAATGGGTTTTGGCATGCGTGGATAGTAGGTGCGGGTTCAATGGTTGCAGATGGATTTTTTATGCTACTCGTCTATTTAGGGATGGTGCAATTTTTGGGGATTCCTATCATTCAAATATTCCTGTGGCTGTTTGGGGGATTTATTCTGATTTATTCAGGAATAGAAAGTATTAAGAATGCCAATACCATAACCCTAACGTATGGAAGGGACAAAGACACGTTAATGAAGTGTTTTTTTACGGGGTTTATTATGTCAATTACCAGCCCGCTATCTGTTTTATTTTGGTTAGGTATCTACGGATCTGTCTTAGCAAAAACGGCTCAAACAAATGGAACAGAATCTCTCTTAATTTATAGTTGTATGATTTTCCTTGGCTTGACTATCTGGGACGTCTTTGTTGCTGCACTTACTACTGGCTTTAGGAAACTGCTTACTGTAAGAAGTTTAATCACCATTTCCATCATTTCGGGTGCTTCACTCGTTTTGTTTGGTCTTTATTTTGGTTATCAGGGTGTTCAGGCATTAGTAAGTTAG
- the asnA gene encoding aspartate--ammonia ligase produces the protein MSKSIFVPKVYNSVLDFIETEKAIKKIKDHFEKELSEALNLTRISAPLLLRAGQGINDDLNGVERMVSFDTLDISNSTIEIVQSLAKWKRVALSRYGFSVGEGIYTDMNAIRRDEELDNLHSIYVDQWDWEKVITKKQRNNRTLKNEVQKIYDSIKATEKFLNKLYPSLMPILPDQIYFITTQELENRYPELTPKQRENKIAKEVGAVFVMQIGGLLLSGEQHDGRSPDYDDWSLNGDILLWYPVLERAVEISSMGIRVDENALIKQLKLAQAEHRFVFDFHQAVLNRELPLTIGGGIGQSRLCMFLLKKAHIGEVQVSVWNDHIIEECKKGNIKLL, from the coding sequence ATGAGTAAATCCATATTTGTCCCAAAAGTATACAATTCAGTATTAGATTTTATCGAGACTGAAAAAGCGATAAAAAAAATAAAGGACCATTTTGAAAAAGAGCTTTCTGAGGCTTTGAACTTAACTAGAATATCTGCGCCCCTTCTTTTAAGGGCTGGTCAGGGAATAAATGATGACCTTAATGGGGTAGAAAGAATGGTTTCCTTTGACACATTAGATATCAGTAACTCCACCATTGAAATCGTTCAATCTTTAGCAAAGTGGAAAAGAGTTGCACTCTCCAGATATGGATTCTCTGTTGGTGAAGGAATTTACACAGATATGAATGCTATACGAAGAGATGAAGAGTTGGATAACTTGCATTCCATTTATGTTGATCAGTGGGATTGGGAGAAAGTAATAACAAAAAAACAAAGAAACAATAGAACATTAAAGAATGAAGTACAAAAGATTTATGATTCAATCAAGGCTACTGAAAAATTCTTAAATAAATTATATCCATCACTTATGCCAATCTTACCTGATCAGATTTATTTTATTACTACACAAGAGTTGGAGAACAGGTATCCAGAGTTAACGCCGAAACAGCGTGAGAACAAAATTGCAAAAGAGGTCGGAGCGGTTTTTGTAATGCAAATTGGAGGTTTACTGCTTTCAGGAGAGCAACACGATGGTCGTTCACCGGATTATGATGATTGGTCGCTAAATGGAGATATTCTTTTATGGTATCCTGTATTGGAAAGAGCCGTAGAGATTTCTTCTATGGGAATAAGAGTAGATGAAAATGCATTAATAAAACAATTAAAACTAGCACAGGCTGAACATCGGTTTGTGTTTGATTTTCATCAAGCTGTTCTAAATAGGGAACTTCCTTTAACAATCGGTGGTGGAATTGGTCAGTCTCGTTTGTGCATGTTCCTTCTAAAGAAAGCACATATTGGGGAAGTTCAGGTTTCCGTATGGAATGACCATATTATTGAAGAATGTAAAAAAGGAAATATAAAACTTTTATAA
- a CDS encoding amino acid permease, translating into MDYFTCTSGVGDKSKGESKGQLLWWQLSLIGIGCTIGTGYFLGSGIGIKITGPSMVFSFVLAALGTYIVFHFLAKMTSADPQEGSFCYYAGKAFGRWAGFSCGWNYWSSKILIMGSQLTALSILSLFWFPKVPLWIFASGYAVLAICVVLLGSKGFNKVENILAITKTAAILMFIILACVALIGWIHGGTNDQPGIPTTIHSIFPEGYRAFWSSLIYAFYAYGGIETIGLLSMQLKNKEDAPKSGKVMLIVLTIIYVISIILAISMVTYQSINQKESPFVTAMSAYNLAFFPQVFNGAIIIAGFSTMTASLFAVTNLLVTLAKDGDAPKFFGKEIKKLKNLPLPSLGLATLGLLGSIITALLLPGRIYGYITTAAGILQMYNWAFIILSALKILEIKMGDKVLSTIGLILLLSAVTGTIFEKSIRFGFFVSLLLVAIIGIVTLVMNKVWKKSKKKKKNVSELKGILE; encoded by the coding sequence ATGGATTATTTCACTTGTACTTCAGGTGTTGGAGATAAATCAAAAGGGGAGAGTAAAGGTCAGTTATTATGGTGGCAGTTATCACTCATTGGGATTGGGTGTACGATTGGTACAGGTTATTTTCTAGGGTCAGGAATAGGAATAAAAATTACAGGGCCCTCGATGGTCTTTTCATTTGTATTAGCAGCATTAGGGACTTATATTGTGTTTCACTTTCTCGCCAAGATGACGTCAGCAGATCCTCAAGAAGGTTCGTTTTGTTATTATGCGGGAAAAGCGTTCGGACGCTGGGCGGGATTTAGTTGCGGATGGAATTATTGGAGTTCCAAAATATTAATTATGGGAAGTCAATTAACAGCATTATCGATTCTTTCCCTCTTTTGGTTCCCAAAGGTTCCATTATGGATTTTTGCTTCTGGTTATGCTGTTTTGGCTATTTGTGTGGTTTTATTAGGTAGTAAAGGATTTAATAAAGTTGAAAATATCCTTGCCATAACAAAAACTGCAGCAATCCTAATGTTTATTATTCTAGCCTGTGTTGCATTGATTGGTTGGATACATGGCGGAACAAACGACCAACCGGGAATACCCACAACAATTCATTCAATTTTTCCAGAAGGATACCGGGCCTTTTGGTCATCACTGATCTATGCATTTTACGCATATGGTGGGATTGAGACAATTGGACTTTTATCCATGCAACTAAAAAACAAAGAAGACGCTCCAAAATCAGGAAAGGTTATGTTGATTGTCCTCACCATTATTTATGTCATTTCGATTATTTTGGCAATCAGCATGGTTACGTATCAATCCATTAATCAAAAGGAAAGCCCATTTGTAACTGCAATGTCTGCATATAACCTGGCATTTTTCCCACAAGTATTTAATGGAGCAATCATCATTGCAGGTTTTTCAACGATGACCGCTTCGCTATTTGCCGTTACCAATTTACTTGTAACCTTAGCAAAAGACGGGGATGCCCCGAAGTTTTTTGGAAAGGAAATTAAAAAACTAAAAAATCTTCCTTTGCCGTCTTTAGGGTTGGCTACATTGGGGTTATTGGGCTCAATCATAACTGCATTACTTCTTCCAGGAAGGATCTATGGTTACATTACGACAGCAGCAGGGATTTTGCAGATGTATAACTGGGCATTTATTATACTATCTGCTTTGAAGATACTCGAAATAAAAATGGGGGATAAAGTATTATCAACGATTGGCTTGATATTATTACTTTCAGCCGTCACTGGTACCATTTTTGAAAAGAGTATTCGATTTGGATTTTTTGTAAGCCTGTTACTAGTCGCCATCATTGGTATCGTGACATTGGTTATGAATAAGGTATGGAAAAAGTCCAAAAAGAAAAAGAAAAATGTATCCGAATTAAAGGGAATACTTGAATAG
- a CDS encoding DUF3231 family protein: MGILSGNPKEEPLHYGEVFDLWSSVLAGNAKIAGYQTMLNHAGDDDLKKLLVEATEICQHEKKQVEELLKENGIGLPPAAPEPPEACLEDIPVGARILDPAIAAGLSVDIAAGLVTASQIIGKSIREDVALMYAQLHAQKVALGGKVLRLNKEKGWLIPPPLHLNKHGDC; the protein is encoded by the coding sequence ATGGGAATTTTAAGTGGCAATCCTAAAGAAGAGCCTTTACACTATGGCGAAGTATTTGATTTATGGTCTTCTGTTTTAGCAGGGAATGCAAAGATTGCTGGATATCAAACCATGTTAAACCATGCTGGTGATGATGATTTAAAGAAGTTATTAGTAGAAGCAACTGAAATTTGCCAGCATGAAAAAAAGCAAGTTGAAGAACTATTAAAAGAAAACGGCATTGGCTTACCGCCTGCAGCACCAGAGCCGCCTGAAGCTTGTTTAGAGGATATTCCAGTAGGTGCTCGAATCCTCGACCCGGCTATAGCTGCTGGTCTTTCTGTAGATATCGCTGCTGGACTTGTAACAGCAAGCCAAATTATCGGTAAATCTATCAGGGAAGACGTAGCTTTGATGTATGCACAATTACATGCTCAAAAGGTGGCACTCGGGGGAAAAGTACTCCGTTTAAACAAGGAAAAAGGATGGCTAATTCCTCCTCCATTACATCTTAATAAACATGGCGATTGTTAA
- a CDS encoding manganese catalase family protein, translated as MYFYREDLINIIVPDKPDPAAAKVLQETLGGRFGEMRTMMQYFFQSSNFRGNQKQYRDLLRGVFLEEIAHVELVQTTINQLLNGSGEDAVGAEGSTGAPLEEAIKHANPHHFIHGAQASLPVDAAGNPWNGNYVYSHGNLISDLLNNVTLESTGVLQKSRIYEMSSNKTFRETLAFLIVRDNAHQNAFAKALETLGVDWGKIFPVPNYDINKYPECRKYVEMGFHNAQFNFRLDETLIGAIFQGQSPSRNDGTLQVVPPPQGHPVPMMPEMPNEHSPGISDLFN; from the coding sequence TTGTATTTCTATAGAGAAGATTTAATCAATATTATTGTTCCTGACAAACCTGATCCAGCAGCGGCTAAGGTGCTTCAAGAAACATTGGGTGGAAGATTTGGCGAGATGCGAACCATGATGCAGTACTTCTTTCAAAGCTCTAACTTCCGCGGTAATCAGAAGCAATATCGAGATCTGCTCAGGGGAGTCTTCCTTGAGGAGATTGCTCATGTAGAATTGGTACAAACGACCATCAATCAACTATTAAATGGTTCTGGAGAGGATGCAGTTGGTGCTGAAGGAAGTACAGGTGCTCCTTTAGAAGAAGCAATCAAACATGCTAACCCTCACCATTTTATTCATGGTGCCCAAGCTTCTCTTCCAGTTGACGCTGCTGGGAACCCATGGAATGGTAATTATGTTTACAGTCATGGCAACTTGATAAGCGATTTATTAAACAACGTTACATTAGAATCCACTGGCGTTCTGCAAAAGTCACGTATTTATGAAATGAGTTCAAATAAAACCTTTAGAGAAACACTGGCTTTCTTAATTGTCCGTGACAATGCGCATCAAAATGCGTTTGCAAAAGCATTAGAAACACTTGGTGTAGATTGGGGTAAAATATTTCCAGTTCCAAATTACGACATTAACAAATATCCAGAATGCCGAAAATATGTAGAAATGGGCTTCCATAATGCTCAATTTAATTTTAGATTAGACGAGACATTGATTGGAGCAATATTCCAAGGACAATCACCTAGTCGAAATGACGGTACACTACAGGTAGTTCCACCACCGCAAGGTCACCCAGTTCCAATGATGCCAGAAATGCCAAATGAACATAGTCCTGGAATAAGCGATTTATTTAATTAA
- a CDS encoding GNAT family N-acetyltransferase: MSRLDRLTMGKVETKHFQQFNELLRYVFQVTKKDLQMVGWEEREIALAKKPVLDQADVLGWFDGEKLVSQLAVYPFQVNIFGKSFEMGGLTGVGTYPEYANMGLMYKLLRQALADMRQRKQSISYLFPYSIPYYRRRGWEIISDKMTFEVKDVQLPKIKKVPGYVERLNIEHPDVRIVYKLFSSKMHVAMLRNDLAWEEYWRWDVDELTAAVYYDRSHKPQGYLLYWISEDVLHIKEMVYMNQEARIGLWNFIGAHFSMVSKVVGNIFMNEPLAFWLEDGDINETISPYFMARIVCAQQFITQYPFKATGSDIKLTFMLEDPMLEWNQGTFTLKVTADGQGELIQSKDVPTISLDIQTLTTMLLSYKRPTYLAAISRLKGMAKDVEILEKIIERQTPYFSDYY, from the coding sequence ATGAGTCGACTAGACAGACTCACAATGGGGAAAGTGGAAACAAAACATTTTCAACAGTTTAATGAGTTATTACGATATGTGTTTCAAGTAACCAAGAAAGATTTACAAATGGTGGGCTGGGAAGAGCGTGAAATTGCTTTAGCCAAAAAGCCTGTATTGGATCAGGCTGATGTACTAGGCTGGTTTGATGGTGAAAAACTCGTTTCACAACTTGCGGTTTACCCTTTTCAGGTAAATATTTTTGGCAAATCATTTGAAATGGGGGGGCTGACAGGCGTTGGCACCTATCCAGAATACGCAAATATGGGACTTATGTATAAGTTGTTGAGGCAAGCACTTGCTGATATGCGGCAGCGAAAACAATCTATATCCTATTTATTTCCCTATTCAATTCCCTATTACCGGCGGCGAGGATGGGAGATTATTTCTGATAAGATGACGTTTGAAGTGAAAGATGTTCAATTGCCAAAGATAAAAAAAGTTCCAGGCTATGTGGAAAGATTGAATATTGAACACCCAGACGTAAGGATTGTGTACAAACTCTTTTCTAGTAAAATGCATGTTGCAATGCTGCGTAATGACTTGGCATGGGAAGAATACTGGAGATGGGATGTAGATGAATTAACGGCTGCCGTTTATTATGATCGTTCACACAAGCCTCAAGGGTATCTATTGTACTGGATATCGGAGGACGTGCTTCATATTAAAGAAATGGTTTATATGAACCAAGAAGCACGGATTGGACTATGGAATTTTATTGGTGCCCATTTTTCAATGGTGTCAAAGGTAGTAGGAAATATTTTTATGAATGAACCATTAGCGTTTTGGCTGGAAGATGGAGATATTAATGAAACAATTTCCCCCTATTTTATGGCGCGTATTGTTTGTGCCCAGCAATTTATTACTCAATATCCTTTTAAAGCAACAGGTTCAGATATAAAGTTGACATTTATGCTTGAGGATCCAATGCTCGAGTGGAATCAAGGGACATTCACATTAAAAGTCACAGCGGATGGTCAAGGAGAACTAATTCAAAGTAAAGACGTGCCAACAATCTCACTAGATATACAGACTCTTACGACAATGTTGCTAAGTTATAAAAGACCAACTTACTTAGCGGCAATTTCCCGACTAAAGGGGATGGCCAAAGATGTAGAAATATTAGAGAAGATTATTGAGAGGCAGACACCATACTTTTCAGATTACTATTAA
- a CDS encoding ABC transporter ATP-binding protein yields the protein MLTQARVQYETYKPKIKITNLSKTFNQRGSKLDVLNNVDLEVQEGEFLTIVGSSGCGKSTLLRLIAGLDSSFDGSISINDQLINGIGADRGMVFQDHRLFPWMNVEQNIGFGLEHLPAKLRKRLIEEHIELVGLKGFEKAKPGELSGGMSQRVAIARTLVKKPDIILFDEPFGALDALTRIQMQHEILRIREQSTITMILVTHDIDEAVLLGDRVIVMSKKPGRIQKTIPVYLPRPRDRNSYDFLKIREQIFHLFFENEKGKIPDDYSI from the coding sequence ATGCTCACCCAAGCAAGAGTTCAATATGAAACATATAAACCGAAAATAAAAATCACGAATTTGTCTAAAACATTTAATCAAAGGGGAAGTAAACTAGATGTACTTAATAATGTCGATTTAGAAGTTCAGGAAGGTGAATTTCTAACGATTGTTGGCTCGAGTGGATGTGGGAAAAGTACTTTATTACGGTTAATTGCTGGACTTGACAGTTCTTTTGATGGCTCCATTTCCATTAATGATCAACTCATAAATGGGATTGGTGCCGACAGAGGGATGGTTTTTCAGGACCATCGACTTTTTCCATGGATGAATGTTGAGCAAAATATAGGTTTTGGCTTGGAACATTTACCCGCTAAACTGAGAAAAAGGCTAATAGAAGAGCATATTGAATTAGTTGGTTTAAAAGGATTTGAAAAAGCAAAACCCGGAGAACTTTCAGGAGGTATGTCCCAGCGGGTAGCCATCGCTCGAACATTAGTGAAAAAACCGGATATCATTTTATTTGATGAACCTTTTGGTGCTCTCGATGCGTTGACAAGAATTCAAATGCAGCATGAAATTCTGAGAATTAGAGAACAATCTACGATTACAATGATACTGGTCACGCATGATATAGATGAAGCGGTTTTATTAGGTGACAGAGTAATCGTAATGTCGAAAAAACCAGGGCGCATTCAAAAGACAATACCGGTTTATTTACCGAGACCGCGCGATCGAAATAGTTATGATTTCTTAAAAATTCGCGAGCAAATCTTTCATCTATTCTTTGAAAACGAAAAAGGAAAAATACCAGATGACTATTCAATCTAA